The Candidatus Obscuribacterales bacterium sequence TAAGGAGATGTTGCCTCTGCGGTGGGTCGCGGTGACGATGCCGGGGCAGGTGGCGGCGCTGAATGCTGGTCTGGAAGCGGCTCAAGGTGACATTATTGCCATCACCGATGATGATGCTGCTCCGCGTTCTCGTTGGTTAGAGCGAATCGAGTCGCACTTTGCTGCCGATGAGCGAGTGGGAGGCGTCGGTGGGCGTGATTGGCTTTATCTTGGCGGCACGGATCTGGAAGAAGGTGAGAGCGCCGTGGTGGGCCGGGTGCAGTGGTTTGGGCGGGTGGTAGGTCGCCATAATCTAGGCGTGGGCGATCCTCAGGATGTTGAGGTGCTGAAGGGAGCCAATATGAGCTATCGCAAGACAGCGATCGCCCACCAGCGTTTTGATAGTCGGCTCCTTGGCAGTGGTGCCCAGGTGCATAATGACCTAGCCTTTAGCCTAGCTGTGAAACGGGCTGGCTGGCGGCTCATCTACGATCCAGCGGCAGACATTGACCATTACCAAGCCAAGCGATTCGATGAAGATCAACGGGATCAGTTCAACGCGATCGCTTTTTTTAATGCCGTGCATAATGAAACCGTAGCCTTGCTCGACTATTTGCCACCGTTTCGCCGCCTAGTTTTTCTAATATGGGCGGTTTTAGTGGGAACGCGCAAGGCCTTTGGCATTGCCCAATGGTGTCGCTTTTTGCCCAAGGAAGGAAGCTTTGCCGGACAAAAGTGGTGGCTGTCTATGCAAGGGCGATGGCAAGGCGTGCAAACCTGGCGACGGGGCAAGGGCGATCGCTCTCAGACGGTGGAGCAAAAAGCGATCGCATCGTCCTAACGTCAGCTTCTGCTAGCCTTTGTCTAGCGACGTTTCTCAGCTTTCCTCGCTGTTTCCCTAACTCTCGTGGCGTTGCTGAATGTAGGTATGAATTCCGGCGTTGCTGAATCGCACGATGATTGGCCCTAAGGAACCGTGAGCGTCTCGCTCACACGACCTTGATGGTGAATGAGTTGGGAGTGCGAGCATCTTGTTCACGTTCTGATGCCATAGCCTCATGCAGCAACGCCGGAATTCCCAAGTCTGCCTTCACCCCAGGAAGAAGGGTTGGGGATGAGGGCCAATCCTATATCGATTCGGCAACGCCACTCCAGTTCTCATTCTCACGCTATTCTTTGATAT is a genomic window containing:
- a CDS encoding glycosyltransferase family 2 protein; translated protein: MLKITVLVPSYHRPDDLRRCLQALTQQARSPDEVVVVVRDSDTETQAVVKDFPKEMLPLRWVAVTMPGQVAALNAGLEAAQGDIIAITDDDAAPRSRWLERIESHFAADERVGGVGGRDWLYLGGTDLEEGESAVVGRVQWFGRVVGRHNLGVGDPQDVEVLKGANMSYRKTAIAHQRFDSRLLGSGAQVHNDLAFSLAVKRAGWRLIYDPAADIDHYQAKRFDEDQRDQFNAIAFFNAVHNETVALLDYLPPFRRLVFLIWAVLVGTRKAFGIAQWCRFLPKEGSFAGQKWWLSMQGRWQGVQTWRRGKGDRSQTVEQKAIASS